From Scomber scombrus chromosome 21, fScoSco1.1, whole genome shotgun sequence, one genomic window encodes:
- the narf gene encoding nuclear prelamin A recognition factor isoform X1 has translation MYRLPPRKMSEVNIGKRKEKCENCTKQCNKKQTDDGAGSQQEGDEVNGQVMAVYSIDLQNQSSLGFFNHLTLTSPFPQVNEGPQLLLSACLSCDGCLSEEESLKISQQSLEEVERVLALNKKCDVTKHKVLVASVCPQSLPYFAVKLGLDINEAAHKLCSFLKSLGVQYVFDTTLAAGFSILESQKEFIQRYRRRHHDSHAMPMFTSSCPGWIRYAERVLGSLVTPHICSARSSQQIMGCLVKDFFSKQQKLSPEKVYHVVVAPCFDKKLEAVREEFYNSLLESRDVDCVLTSGEIYYLMEQRKVSVENLDSVPLDHVLGEAGDAALVRYEGRSSEGFLEHVFKHAAKELFGLDVQEITYKTLKNRDFQEVTLERDGETLLQFAAVYGFRNIQTLVHRMRKGRVPYQLVEVLSCPGGCLSGRGQAESDAGGRTDKTLVQQMEEAYTSMPVCLPEVNPTLHTLYQDWLQGQDSPQAGTLLHTQYKSQTQTHTQPPHMQW, from the exons ATGTACAGACTACCACCGAGGAAAATGTCAGAGGTCAACATAGGGAAGCGCAAGGAGAAGTGTGAGAACTGCACCAAACAG TGCAACAAGAAACAGACTGATGATGGTGCCGGCTCACAACAGGAAGGGGATGAAGTCAATGGACAGGTAATGGCTGTTTACTCCATTGATCTTCAAAATCAATCTTCATTAGGATTCTTCAATCACCTAACACTCACGTCTCCATTCCCTCAGGTGAATGAAGGGCCGCAGCTGCTGCTGAGCGCCTGCCTGTCCTGTGATGGCTGTCTGTCAGAGGAGGAGAGCTTGAAGATCTCTCAGCAGAGCCTGGAGGAAGTGGAGCGAGTTCTAGCCCTCAACAAG AAATGTGACGTAACGAAGCACAAGGTGCTGGTGGCGTCGGTGTGTCCACAGTCTCTTCCCTACTTTGCTGTGAAGTTGGGTCTGGACATCAATGAGGCCGCCCACaaactctgcagcttcctcaaGAGCCTGG GAGTGCAGTATGTGTTCGACACCACTCTGGCGGCAGGTTTCAGCATCTTGGAGTCTCAAAAGGAGTTCATCCAGAGGTATCGCAGAAGACACCACGACTCCCACGCCATgcccatgttcacctcctcctgccCGG ggTGGATCCGCTATGCAGAGCGTGTACTGGGCAGTTTGGTCACCCCTCATATCTGCTCAGCCAGATCTTCCCAGCAGATCATGGGCTGCCTGGTCAAAGACTTCTTCTCTAAACAGCAG AAGCTGAGTCCAGAGAAGGTCTATCATGTGGTGGTGGCACCTTGCTTTGATAAGAAGCTGGAGGCGGTCAGAGAGGAGTTTTACAACAGTCTGCTGGAGAGCAGGGATGTGGACTGTGTCCTCACCTCAG GGGAGATCTACTACCTGATGGAGCAGAGGAAGGTTTCAGTGGAGAATCTGGACTCAGTTCCGTTGGACCACGT GCTGGGAGAGGCCGGGGACGCAGCTCTGGTGAGATACGAGGGCCGCAGTTCAGAAGGCTTCCTGGAACACGTGTTCAAACACGCTGCCAAAGAGCTCTTTGGTCTGGACGTCCAAGAGATCACATACAAAACCCTCAA GAACCGCGACTTCCAGGAAGTGACCCTGGAGCGGGATGGGGAAACGCTGCTGCAGTTTGCCGCCGTCTACGGTTTCCGAAACATCCAGACCCTCGTTCACCGCATGAGGAAAGGACGAGTGCCTTACCAGCTGGTGGAGGTGCTGTCCTGCCCAGGAG GGTGCTTGAGCGGTCGCGGACAGGCAGAGAGCGATGCTGGAGGACGGACAGATAAAACCCTGGTTCAGCAGATGGAGGAGGCCTACACCAGCATGCCGGTCTGTCTCCCGGAGGTCAACCCCACCCTGCACACCCTTTATCAAGACTGGCTGCAGGGCCAGGACTCCCCACAGGCCGGCACACTGCTGCACACCCAGTACAAGAGTCAGACTCAGACCCATACACAGCCCCCACACATGCAgtggtga
- the narf gene encoding nuclear prelamin A recognition factor isoform X2: protein MSEVNIGKRKEKCENCTKQCNKKQTDDGAGSQQEGDEVNGQVMAVYSIDLQNQSSLGFFNHLTLTSPFPQVNEGPQLLLSACLSCDGCLSEEESLKISQQSLEEVERVLALNKKCDVTKHKVLVASVCPQSLPYFAVKLGLDINEAAHKLCSFLKSLGVQYVFDTTLAAGFSILESQKEFIQRYRRRHHDSHAMPMFTSSCPGWIRYAERVLGSLVTPHICSARSSQQIMGCLVKDFFSKQQKLSPEKVYHVVVAPCFDKKLEAVREEFYNSLLESRDVDCVLTSGEIYYLMEQRKVSVENLDSVPLDHVLGEAGDAALVRYEGRSSEGFLEHVFKHAAKELFGLDVQEITYKTLKNRDFQEVTLERDGETLLQFAAVYGFRNIQTLVHRMRKGRVPYQLVEVLSCPGGCLSGRGQAESDAGGRTDKTLVQQMEEAYTSMPVCLPEVNPTLHTLYQDWLQGQDSPQAGTLLHTQYKSQTQTHTQPPHMQW, encoded by the exons ATGTCAGAGGTCAACATAGGGAAGCGCAAGGAGAAGTGTGAGAACTGCACCAAACAG TGCAACAAGAAACAGACTGATGATGGTGCCGGCTCACAACAGGAAGGGGATGAAGTCAATGGACAGGTAATGGCTGTTTACTCCATTGATCTTCAAAATCAATCTTCATTAGGATTCTTCAATCACCTAACACTCACGTCTCCATTCCCTCAGGTGAATGAAGGGCCGCAGCTGCTGCTGAGCGCCTGCCTGTCCTGTGATGGCTGTCTGTCAGAGGAGGAGAGCTTGAAGATCTCTCAGCAGAGCCTGGAGGAAGTGGAGCGAGTTCTAGCCCTCAACAAG AAATGTGACGTAACGAAGCACAAGGTGCTGGTGGCGTCGGTGTGTCCACAGTCTCTTCCCTACTTTGCTGTGAAGTTGGGTCTGGACATCAATGAGGCCGCCCACaaactctgcagcttcctcaaGAGCCTGG GAGTGCAGTATGTGTTCGACACCACTCTGGCGGCAGGTTTCAGCATCTTGGAGTCTCAAAAGGAGTTCATCCAGAGGTATCGCAGAAGACACCACGACTCCCACGCCATgcccatgttcacctcctcctgccCGG ggTGGATCCGCTATGCAGAGCGTGTACTGGGCAGTTTGGTCACCCCTCATATCTGCTCAGCCAGATCTTCCCAGCAGATCATGGGCTGCCTGGTCAAAGACTTCTTCTCTAAACAGCAG AAGCTGAGTCCAGAGAAGGTCTATCATGTGGTGGTGGCACCTTGCTTTGATAAGAAGCTGGAGGCGGTCAGAGAGGAGTTTTACAACAGTCTGCTGGAGAGCAGGGATGTGGACTGTGTCCTCACCTCAG GGGAGATCTACTACCTGATGGAGCAGAGGAAGGTTTCAGTGGAGAATCTGGACTCAGTTCCGTTGGACCACGT GCTGGGAGAGGCCGGGGACGCAGCTCTGGTGAGATACGAGGGCCGCAGTTCAGAAGGCTTCCTGGAACACGTGTTCAAACACGCTGCCAAAGAGCTCTTTGGTCTGGACGTCCAAGAGATCACATACAAAACCCTCAA GAACCGCGACTTCCAGGAAGTGACCCTGGAGCGGGATGGGGAAACGCTGCTGCAGTTTGCCGCCGTCTACGGTTTCCGAAACATCCAGACCCTCGTTCACCGCATGAGGAAAGGACGAGTGCCTTACCAGCTGGTGGAGGTGCTGTCCTGCCCAGGAG GGTGCTTGAGCGGTCGCGGACAGGCAGAGAGCGATGCTGGAGGACGGACAGATAAAACCCTGGTTCAGCAGATGGAGGAGGCCTACACCAGCATGCCGGTCTGTCTCCCGGAGGTCAACCCCACCCTGCACACCCTTTATCAAGACTGGCTGCAGGGCCAGGACTCCCCACAGGCCGGCACACTGCTGCACACCCAGTACAAGAGTCAGACTCAGACCCATACACAGCCCCCACACATGCAgtggtga
- the narf gene encoding nuclear prelamin A recognition factor isoform X3, translating into MYRLPPRKMSEVNIGKRKEKCENCTKQCNKKQTDDGAGSQQEGDEVNGQVNEGPQLLLSACLSCDGCLSEEESLKISQQSLEEVERVLALNKKCDVTKHKVLVASVCPQSLPYFAVKLGLDINEAAHKLCSFLKSLGVQYVFDTTLAAGFSILESQKEFIQRYRRRHHDSHAMPMFTSSCPGWIRYAERVLGSLVTPHICSARSSQQIMGCLVKDFFSKQQKLSPEKVYHVVVAPCFDKKLEAVREEFYNSLLESRDVDCVLTSGEIYYLMEQRKVSVENLDSVPLDHVLGEAGDAALVRYEGRSSEGFLEHVFKHAAKELFGLDVQEITYKTLKNRDFQEVTLERDGETLLQFAAVYGFRNIQTLVHRMRKGRVPYQLVEVLSCPGGCLSGRGQAESDAGGRTDKTLVQQMEEAYTSMPVCLPEVNPTLHTLYQDWLQGQDSPQAGTLLHTQYKSQTQTHTQPPHMQW; encoded by the exons ATGTACAGACTACCACCGAGGAAAATGTCAGAGGTCAACATAGGGAAGCGCAAGGAGAAGTGTGAGAACTGCACCAAACAG TGCAACAAGAAACAGACTGATGATGGTGCCGGCTCACAACAGGAAGGGGATGAAGTCAATGGACAG GTGAATGAAGGGCCGCAGCTGCTGCTGAGCGCCTGCCTGTCCTGTGATGGCTGTCTGTCAGAGGAGGAGAGCTTGAAGATCTCTCAGCAGAGCCTGGAGGAAGTGGAGCGAGTTCTAGCCCTCAACAAG AAATGTGACGTAACGAAGCACAAGGTGCTGGTGGCGTCGGTGTGTCCACAGTCTCTTCCCTACTTTGCTGTGAAGTTGGGTCTGGACATCAATGAGGCCGCCCACaaactctgcagcttcctcaaGAGCCTGG GAGTGCAGTATGTGTTCGACACCACTCTGGCGGCAGGTTTCAGCATCTTGGAGTCTCAAAAGGAGTTCATCCAGAGGTATCGCAGAAGACACCACGACTCCCACGCCATgcccatgttcacctcctcctgccCGG ggTGGATCCGCTATGCAGAGCGTGTACTGGGCAGTTTGGTCACCCCTCATATCTGCTCAGCCAGATCTTCCCAGCAGATCATGGGCTGCCTGGTCAAAGACTTCTTCTCTAAACAGCAG AAGCTGAGTCCAGAGAAGGTCTATCATGTGGTGGTGGCACCTTGCTTTGATAAGAAGCTGGAGGCGGTCAGAGAGGAGTTTTACAACAGTCTGCTGGAGAGCAGGGATGTGGACTGTGTCCTCACCTCAG GGGAGATCTACTACCTGATGGAGCAGAGGAAGGTTTCAGTGGAGAATCTGGACTCAGTTCCGTTGGACCACGT GCTGGGAGAGGCCGGGGACGCAGCTCTGGTGAGATACGAGGGCCGCAGTTCAGAAGGCTTCCTGGAACACGTGTTCAAACACGCTGCCAAAGAGCTCTTTGGTCTGGACGTCCAAGAGATCACATACAAAACCCTCAA GAACCGCGACTTCCAGGAAGTGACCCTGGAGCGGGATGGGGAAACGCTGCTGCAGTTTGCCGCCGTCTACGGTTTCCGAAACATCCAGACCCTCGTTCACCGCATGAGGAAAGGACGAGTGCCTTACCAGCTGGTGGAGGTGCTGTCCTGCCCAGGAG GGTGCTTGAGCGGTCGCGGACAGGCAGAGAGCGATGCTGGAGGACGGACAGATAAAACCCTGGTTCAGCAGATGGAGGAGGCCTACACCAGCATGCCGGTCTGTCTCCCGGAGGTCAACCCCACCCTGCACACCCTTTATCAAGACTGGCTGCAGGGCCAGGACTCCCCACAGGCCGGCACACTGCTGCACACCCAGTACAAGAGTCAGACTCAGACCCATACACAGCCCCCACACATGCAgtggtga
- the LOC134002952 gene encoding cytochrome b-245 chaperone 1 homolog has product MGYMTVEVNTSTLLHLKRSPGIRSWSLLVGIASVGLAAAYYSSDSILWKLFYVTGCLFVAMQNMEEWEEAVFDKTKNLIELKTISLYTLILTLRRKGQEKIVLDLTHLRDISIQEEKVRYLGKGYVLVLRLATGFSYPLTQNATLGGRSDVEAISVLLKRFLGLEELQRRQQQEEEAEYGEDAVDSMDSSGSEGEAGEL; this is encoded by the exons ATGGGGTACATGACAGTAGAGGTGAACACCTCCACCTTGCTCCACCTGAAGAGATCCCCTGGCATTCGCTCCTGGTCTCTTCTTGTCG gTATAGCTTCTGTTGGGTTGGCAGCTGCATACTACAGCTCAG ACAGCATATTATGGAAACTTTTTTACGTTACCGGCTGTCTCTTTGTGGCAATGCAGAACATGGAGGAATGGGAGGAGGCTGTGTTTGACAAAACCAAGAACCTGATCGAGCTGAAGACCATAAGCTTGTACACTTTAATCCTGACATTAAGACGGAAGGGCCAAGAGAAAA tTGTGTTGGACCTGACACATCTACGTGATATCTCCATCCAGGAAGAGAAGGTGCGTTATTTGGGGAAAGGCTATGTGCTGGTGTTGCGGCTGGCTACAGGGTTCTCCTACCCCCTAACTCAGAATGCCACACTGGGAGGACGCAG CGATGTGGAAGCTATATCTGTACTGCTGAAGCGCTTCCTgggactggaggagctgcagcgacgccagcagcaggaggaggaggcagagtaTGGAGAGGACGCAGTCGATTCTATGGATAGCAGTGGTTCAGAGGGTGAAGCAGGCGAACTCTGA
- the hexd gene encoding hexosaminidase D, giving the protein MNCPPWPKGKKLVHLDLKGAPPRVEYLHKLIDLFSQLGADGLLVEYEDMFPYEGELKLLQATAQPAYSREEVLSIQEVAKCKGMEVIPLVQTFGHMEFVLKHRPMWSLRELAHCVGTLNPHKEEGVRLVMEMLRQVVELHPGLNTLHIGADEVYMLGEGEESKQWLASPGRTVEQLFLSHVTKVAKAIKDTWPHMTVIMWDDMMRGMSQDTLKASGLVGLVQPMLWDYNPNLEVDKTVSLLEKYCSAGMSDLWAASSFKGSTSVYTNVTSTQRHLENHLQWLNVAASLSAGINLKGIAITGWQRYDHLSVLCELIPVALPSLAACLQTLIHGQLSAEAQSKVTERLGVSSMEVEEMGSAADGTLLFPGRRLAESMVELNSLLNTDDIRFFENNMFVRGWFSPYQRQRKMVSPLITMQIHNEASMYLAMLQQKGEEVRGEMVQLYPDSTAQEWIEEHVSPVMAPLQRIIDEIAACVKEMVP; this is encoded by the exons ATGAACTGCCCACCTTGGCCTAAGGGAAAGAAACTTGTTCACTTGGATTTAAAAGGTGCCCCTCCAAGAGTAGAATACCTACACAAG CTGATCGATTTGTTCTCTCAGCTGGGAGCCGATGGCCTGCTGGTGGAGTATGAGGACATGTTTCCTTATGAGGGCGagctgaagctgctgcaggcCACAGCGCAGCCTGCTTACAG CCGGGAGGAGGTATTATCCATACAGGAAGTTGCCAAATGTAAAGGCATGGAGGTCATCCCGCTGGTGCAGACTTTTGGCCACATGGAG TTCGTGTTGAAGCACCGGCCCATGTGGAGCCTGAGGGAGTTGGCACACTGTGTCGGCACCCTGAATCCCCACAAAGAGGAGGGGGTGAGGCTGGTGATGGAGATGCTGAGGCAGGTGGTGGAGCTGCATCCAGGTCTAAACACGCTGCACATAGGAGCAGATGAG GTGTACATGTTGGGTGAGGGTGAGGAGTCCAAACAGTGGTTGGCTTCACCTGGACGCACAGTGGAGCAACTTTTCCTGAGTCATGTGACGAAGGTGGCCAAGGCTATAAAGGATACATGGCCTCATATGACTGTCATAATGTGGGATGATATGATGAGAGGCATGAGCCAGGACACGCTGAAAG CTAGTGGCCTGGTAGGACTCGTCCAACCTATGCTGTGGGACTACAACCCTAATCTGGAGGTGGACAAAACTG TGTCTCTGCTGGAGAAATACTGTAGTGCCGGTATGTCAGACCTGTGGGCGGCCAGCTCTTTCAAAGGTTCCACTAGTGTTTACACCAACGTAACCAGCACACAGAGACACCTAGAGAACCATTTGCAGTGGCTGAACGTGGCAGCTTCTTTATCTGCTGGCATTAACCTGAAGGGCATTGCCATCACAGGCTGGCAAAG GTATGACCACTTGTCAGTACTGTGTGAGCTGATACCTGTGGCTCTTCCATCACTGGCAGCCTGTCTCCAAACTCTCATCCATGGCCAGTTAAGTGCTGAGGCCCAAAGCAAAGTGACTGAGAGGCTGGGTGTCTCCTCTATGGAGGTAGAGGAAATGGGAAG CGCTGCTGATGGTACCTTGCTGTTCCCAGGAAGAAGGCTGGCTGAGTCAATGGTGGAGCTTAATTCACTCCTTAACACAGATGACATAAGattttttgaaaacaacat GTTTGTAAGAGGATGGTTCAGCCCCTACcaaagacagaggaagatggTATCCCCTCTCATCACCATGCAGATTCACAACGAAGCATCAAT GTATTTGGCAATGTTGCAACAGAAGGGGGAGGAAGTGAGAGGGGAGATGGTCCAACTTTACCCAGATTCAACAGCCCAGGAGTGGATAGAGGAGCATGTTAGCCCTGTAATGGCTCCTCTGCAGAGGATTATAGATGAAATCGCAGCCTGTGTGAAGGAGATGGTGCCATAG